A stretch of Desulfobacterales bacterium DNA encodes these proteins:
- a CDS encoding HAMP domain-containing protein — MKKKKISFKRNVFGIAFKTSFISGIIVLFLLGMVSFIIIKFQSNLVGFIIDTYVMNVNDAIDEQGKNQQVDLNEGIQINTEIAAGVASYYLYNMDDAGLKGACKTFLKFPNILAIKVIDSEDAPFAAAWKSPDIKQAKELPNDIKFDEKFSYKVKATQDGNSVGEVQIFYTEEILRKQLNQGKKSAQDKIELFRKVIDKRINVAMITQIIIFSMVVIILFFTIVMCLKFIAILPVKRVIEGLKDIAEGEGDLTRRLKIKVMDEIGELAAWFNLFLEKLQGIIKDISITGHTLDNSSTELSLLSNDMSLGIKELSQNSNNVAVSAEEMTANMHTIASAMEQASANVRIVASSAEEMTLTINEIASNSEKARTISENAVNKAKNATVKVEELGSAAQEIDKVTETITDISDQTNLLALNATIEAARAGDAGKGFSVVAGEIKELSKQTAAATLDIKNKILSIQSSTKDTVSAISEIAKVINEIDEIISSIAAAIEEQSVTTKEIANNVTQASLGIQEVSKSVVQSSDVSTGISKDIVNVNVTIKNMTNSGTQVNLNSEALSKLASALKQLLDKFKV; from the coding sequence ATGAAAAAAAAGAAAATTTCTTTCAAACGAAATGTATTTGGAATTGCTTTTAAAACATCCTTTATCAGTGGTATTATAGTTTTATTTCTATTAGGAATGGTTAGTTTTATTATAATTAAATTCCAATCGAATTTAGTTGGATTTATCATTGATACATATGTAATGAACGTAAATGATGCGATTGATGAGCAAGGCAAAAATCAACAAGTGGACTTAAATGAAGGAATACAGATTAACACAGAAATAGCAGCTGGAGTTGCATCGTATTACCTTTATAATATGGATGATGCTGGTTTAAAAGGAGCGTGCAAGACTTTCCTTAAATTCCCTAATATACTTGCCATAAAAGTTATTGATTCTGAAGATGCTCCTTTTGCCGCCGCTTGGAAATCGCCTGATATTAAGCAAGCAAAAGAACTTCCGAATGATATTAAATTTGACGAAAAATTTTCTTATAAAGTTAAGGCAACCCAAGATGGTAATTCAGTTGGGGAAGTGCAAATATTTTACACTGAAGAAATCCTCCGCAAACAGCTAAATCAAGGGAAAAAAAGCGCTCAAGATAAAATTGAGCTTTTTAGAAAAGTAATAGATAAACGTATTAATGTAGCGATGATTACGCAAATTATTATTTTTTCCATGGTTGTAATTATACTGTTTTTTACAATTGTTATGTGTTTAAAATTCATAGCTATTCTACCTGTAAAGAGAGTAATTGAAGGGCTAAAAGACATAGCTGAAGGAGAGGGAGATCTTACAAGAAGGCTTAAAATTAAAGTAATGGATGAAATAGGAGAACTTGCTGCTTGGTTTAATTTATTTCTTGAAAAGCTTCAAGGAATTATTAAAGATATTTCTATTACTGGACATACATTAGATAATTCATCTACCGAATTATCATTGCTTTCCAATGATATGAGTTTAGGAATAAAAGAACTGTCCCAAAATTCTAATAATGTTGCGGTATCAGCTGAAGAAATGACTGCAAATATGCATACGATTGCATCAGCTATGGAACAAGCTTCAGCTAACGTAAGAATTGTAGCTTCATCAGCCGAAGAAATGACTTTAACAATTAATGAAATAGCTTCAAATTCTGAAAAAGCCAGAACTATTAGTGAAAATGCTGTAAATAAAGCTAAAAATGCAACTGTTAAGGTTGAAGAACTCGGAAGCGCAGCTCAAGAGATAGATAAAGTCACTGAAACAATAACTGATATTTCGGATCAAACTAATTTGCTTGCTTTAAATGCTACTATTGAAGCCGCGAGAGCTGGAGACGCAGGTAAGGGTTTTTCAGTTGTTGCAGGAGAAATAAAAGAGCTATCTAAACAAACTGCCGCTGCAACTTTAGATATAAAAAATAAAATTTTAAGCATTCAATCTTCAACAAAAGATACTGTATCAGCAATAAGTGAGATTGCAAAAGTTATAAATGAAATAGATGAAATTATATCCAGTATAGCAGCGGCGATCGAAGAGCAATCCGTTACTACCAAAGAAATCGCAAATAATGTAACTCAAGCTTCTTTAGGTATTCAGGAAGTAAGTAAAAGTGTTGTACAAAGTTCAGATGTTTCAACTGGTATTTCAAAAGATATTGTGAATGTAAACGTAACTATCAAAAATATGACAAACAGTGGCACTCAAGTTAATTTAAATTCAGAAGCATTATCAAAGTTAGCATCAGCATTAAAACAATTGCTTGATAAATTTAAAGTTTAA
- a CDS encoding PilZ domain-containing protein: MASSDVSDNSSNSKKGTVKDRLIALIDKMSEYHQLSLLKLLEKSQLKIRRKHKRVMSKVSVDCFTEGLAPWDSITNISKAGAYIETLRHLSIAQSIKITFSFPDRKKINIDGVVVRMDQEGIGVKFTQEIDDKTITDIMKNQ; encoded by the coding sequence ATGGCTTCTTCAGATGTGTCAGATAATTCCAGTAATTCCAAAAAAGGAACTGTCAAAGATCGATTAATAGCTTTGATTGACAAAATGTCAGAATATCACCAGTTATCCTTGCTTAAACTCCTTGAAAAAAGCCAGCTAAAAATAAGGCGAAAGCATAAAAGAGTTATGAGTAAAGTTTCAGTCGATTGCTTTACAGAAGGACTTGCTCCATGGGATTCTATAACAAATATAAGTAAAGCTGGTGCTTACATTGAAACATTACGGCATTTATCAATTGCTCAATCAATAAAAATAACTTTTTCCTTTCCAGATCGGAAAAAAATAAATATTGATGGAGTTGTCGTAAGAATGGATCAAGAAGGAATAGGCGTAAAATTTACACAGGAAATTGATGATAAAACTATTACGGATATAATGAAAAATCAATAA
- a CDS encoding HAMP domain-containing protein, whose protein sequence is MKEKIGIKVALLANLVIFIIMLVGTIVLFLEQSSSLEAQLLDKGKMQSVIGAKIVSRLMEEAIDNRVFSEDDAFDQDYQKMPGDFDPPKFNTKYDSYLDRTLLPLEDEFLLDDSVVFAVAVDVNGYLPTHNTRYTKEITGDKEKDLVGNRTKRVFNDSVGIKAAKNTQQGFLQVYHRDTGETMWDVSSPIYVKGKHWGGFRIGSSLKVINAAKNRLMYMVIAIMSSILLISIVIVFIVVNSTLQPLEKLTAIAEEIAAGKIEDKIEYNSSDEVGKLASALEKLRMSMVIAMKRLKK, encoded by the coding sequence ATCAAAGAAAAAATAGGTATTAAGGTAGCTCTGCTGGCAAATTTAGTAATTTTTATAATTATGTTAGTAGGAACTATCGTTCTGTTTTTAGAACAAAGTAGCAGTCTTGAAGCGCAGCTTTTGGATAAAGGAAAAATGCAATCAGTGATCGGTGCAAAAATAGTTAGCAGACTTATGGAAGAAGCTATAGATAATCGTGTTTTCTCTGAAGATGATGCATTTGATCAAGATTATCAAAAGATGCCAGGAGATTTCGACCCTCCGAAATTTAATACTAAATATGATTCCTATTTGGATAGGACTTTACTACCATTGGAAGATGAATTCTTACTTGATGATAGCGTTGTATTCGCTGTTGCAGTAGATGTTAATGGGTATCTTCCAACCCATAACACTCGTTATACAAAAGAAATAACTGGTGATAAAGAAAAAGATTTAGTTGGTAATAGAACAAAACGCGTTTTTAACGATTCAGTTGGTATTAAAGCTGCAAAAAATACACAACAAGGTTTTTTGCAGGTTTATCACAGAGATACAGGTGAGACTATGTGGGATGTATCTTCTCCTATTTATGTAAAAGGCAAACATTGGGGAGGATTTAGAATAGGATCCTCTCTTAAAGTTATAAATGCGGCTAAAAATAGATTAATGTATATGGTTATAGCTATTATGAGTTCAATTCTGTTAATATCCATAGTCATTGTTTTTATAGTTGTTAACAGTACGTTACAGCCTTTAGAAAAATTAACTGCCATTGCCGAAGAGATTGCTGCTGGTAAAATAGAAGACAAAATTGAGTATAACAGTAGTGACGAAGTCGGAAAGCTTGCTTCTGCCCTTGAAAAATTGAGAATGAGTATGGTTATAGCTATGAAACGTCTTAAAAAATAA
- a CDS encoding prepilin-type N-terminal cleavage/methylation domain-containing protein, with the protein MKNKGFTLIEVIIALIVGSILGTMIYTYFGNALLNSAAPINNLKSVYNLNTVMEKIWADYHQGIWQPSKNYVVNSRVYPTGNRTYFYKCVNAGRSGNVEPSWPSNGIGSIIDGGILWSGSVHSKWQSNKVYSINDIIVPVNSNGHIYKCTNSTTSRSGMNEPVWPKNSGASVIDAGVTWTENSELEALKNNIGPANPGVLISNTYGSYYVIENLYIIFPPPNYIEAPSGINNPENILKIKIKGASDDTLTAFFSSPY; encoded by the coding sequence ATGAAAAATAAAGGTTTTACTCTGATTGAAGTTATAATAGCATTAATTGTAGGTTCAATTTTAGGAACAATGATTTATACGTATTTTGGTAATGCCTTGCTAAATTCTGCGGCGCCAATTAATAACCTTAAATCTGTTTATAACTTAAATACTGTCATGGAAAAAATTTGGGCGGATTATCATCAGGGTATATGGCAGCCTTCAAAAAATTATGTTGTTAACAGCAGAGTTTATCCTACAGGAAACAGAACGTATTTTTATAAATGTGTTAATGCTGGACGAAGCGGAAATGTCGAGCCTTCATGGCCTTCAAATGGTATCGGAAGCATTATTGATGGAGGAATTTTGTGGTCAGGAAGTGTTCATTCTAAATGGCAATCAAATAAGGTATATTCAATCAATGATATTATTGTTCCAGTAAACAGCAACGGGCATATATATAAATGCACTAATTCCACAACAAGTAGAAGCGGAATGAATGAACCAGTATGGCCTAAAAATTCTGGAGCTTCAGTTATTGATGCTGGAGTAACATGGACAGAAAACAGTGAGCTTGAGGCTTTAAAAAACAACATAGGTCCTGCAAATCCTGGAGTGCTTATTTCAAATACCTATGGCAGTTATTATGTTATAGAAAATTTATATATTATATTTCCTCCGCCTAATTATATTGAAGCTCCATCTGGAATAAATAATCCAGAAAATATCCTTAAAATTAAAATAAAAGGTGCATCAGATGATACTTTAACCGCTTTTTTTAGTTCACCTTATTAG
- a CDS encoding type II secretion system protein, whose translation MNKIEINNKGFTLIEIIVSLVLVGMIGAIAGIGMVNIVEGFFFAKTNTEVSQKAQIAITRITKEFSSIIQIPGHSSSTSLTYSKNPLNPADIKTLAFNNVDNKIYIDTDVLIDNASSFTLEYYNYYNDPTPSNTYLSSTVMIKVTLQITGASGVISTFTTCIFLNRLMG comes from the coding sequence ATGAACAAAATTGAAATTAATAATAAAGGTTTTACTCTTATAGAAATAATAGTTTCTCTTGTATTAGTAGGAATGATAGGAGCTATCGCTGGAATCGGAATGGTAAATATAGTTGAAGGTTTTTTCTTTGCAAAAACGAATACAGAAGTTTCCCAAAAAGCTCAAATAGCTATTACAAGAATTACTAAAGAGTTTTCATCAATTATTCAAATACCTGGACATTCATCATCAACTTCTTTGACGTATTCAAAAAATCCTTTGAATCCAGCCGATATAAAGACATTAGCTTTTAATAATGTTGATAATAAAATTTACATTGATACCGATGTTTTAATCGATAATGCAAGCTCTTTTACATTAGAATATTATAATTACTATAACGATCCAACACCTTCAAATACATATCTTTCTTCAACTGTTATGATTAAAGTAACATTACAAATAACTGGAGCGAGTGGAGTTATTTCAACGTTTACAACTTGTATTTTTTTAAACAGATTAATGGGGTAA
- a CDS encoding type II secretion system protein, protein MKIKLIHYKGFTMLEVIVVVLLIGILSSFIIGRSMDNYAELISEAETLKAHLRYAQYLSLVNDVNFWGINLNANSYSFERNGAATNVFLPGENSPVHTITSGIVVSSGIGHISFDNWGSTGTSNTVITLSSSSNNYQVIITKNTGFIE, encoded by the coding sequence ATGAAAATAAAACTTATACATTATAAAGGCTTTACGATGCTTGAGGTAATCGTTGTCGTGCTTCTTATAGGAATACTAAGCTCTTTTATTATTGGTCGAAGCATGGATAATTATGCTGAACTTATAAGCGAGGCAGAAACATTAAAAGCTCATCTTCGATATGCTCAATATTTATCTCTTGTAAACGATGTAAATTTTTGGGGCATAAATTTAAACGCTAATTCATACAGCTTTGAAAGAAACGGAGCGGCTACAAACGTATTTCTTCCAGGAGAAAACTCGCCTGTACATACTATTACTTCAGGAATAGTAGTATCATCAGGAATTGGACACATATCATTTGATAACTGGGGTAGTACTGGTACCTCGAATACCGTAATAACGCTGTCAAGTAGTTCAAATAATTATCAAGTTATAATAACTAAAAATACAGGATTTATAGAATAA
- a CDS encoding substrate-binding domain-containing protein: protein MKLLNKTTLILLICIGFCALSAFAENTTLMMATTTSTENTGLLDYLAAHFKNDTGIELKWVAVGTGKALEYGKNCDVDILLVHAPATEIEYVKKGYGIDRREIMYNDFIIIGPESDPAKIKSLTVLEAISAIKNKTANFVSRGDASGTHKMEQSLWKDAGVSAPDKESWYIQTGQGMLPTINIAAERNGYTLTDRGTYIKYENNMSGNPPLKILVEGDSKLFNQYSVIIVNPKNCPKVKLDLSKKFSDWIADKNTQKLIQDYKFQGKSLFTPNAK, encoded by the coding sequence ATGAAGTTATTAAATAAAACTACTTTGATTCTGTTAATTTGTATTGGATTTTGTGCTCTAAGTGCATTTGCCGAAAATACAACCCTTATGATGGCAACTACAACAAGTACGGAAAATACAGGGCTTCTTGATTATTTAGCCGCTCACTTTAAAAATGATACAGGGATTGAGCTTAAATGGGTAGCAGTAGGAACGGGTAAAGCACTTGAATATGGAAAGAATTGTGATGTTGATATACTTTTAGTTCATGCCCCTGCTACTGAAATAGAATACGTTAAGAAAGGATATGGAATAGATAGACGAGAAATTATGTATAATGATTTTATAATAATAGGTCCTGAATCTGATCCTGCAAAAATAAAGAGTCTTACAGTTTTAGAAGCAATATCCGCTATAAAAAACAAAACTGCTAATTTTGTAAGCAGAGGAGATGCATCTGGGACCCATAAAATGGAACAATCTTTATGGAAAGATGCAGGAGTTTCAGCTCCAGATAAAGAATCATGGTATATTCAAACAGGTCAAGGCATGTTACCTACAATTAATATAGCTGCTGAAAGAAATGGCTATACTCTTACAGATAGGGGAACATATATAAAATACGAAAATAATATGAGCGGGAATCCTCCTTTGAAAATCCTTGTGGAAGGTGATTCAAAACTTTTTAATCAATATAGTGTTATAATTGTAAATCCTAAAAATTGTCCAAAAGTAAAATTAGATCTCTCAAAAAAATTCAGCGATTGGATAGCAGACAAAAACACTCAAAAACTAATTCAAGATTATAAATTTCAAGGAAAATCTCTTTTTACACCAAATGCAAAATAA
- the glnE gene encoding bifunctional [glutamate--ammonia ligase]-adenylyl-L-tyrosine phosphorylase/[glutamate--ammonia-ligase] adenylyltransferase — translation MESYNFVKIITQKKENRISEFLSVLQSSKINFELDESYIIELKENFFFSNFIFNGLIKFPDIAREIIKNGDIGKKYNKNEYSLRLNNLLSPDMDDATLSSLLQKFRQRELIRIAWRDLSKKSDIFETMEDLSNFADACLERILSILYQRYCDELGTPYGKNGEKQYLVVLGMGKLGASELNFSSDIDLIFAYPEVGSAKKNDKEITNDEFFVHLCRKYIKILSSSPDGSLFRVDMRLRPYGENGPLVMDFDAMELYFQREGREWERYALIKARPVAGNIESGEELLERLKPFIFRKYLDFSAFESLREMKMQISSSKKLKNLTNNIKIGPGGIREIEFFGQVFQLIRGGIDTDLQEKKIVNVLNILVQKDYIPKKVKDELVEAYIFLRLLENRLQEFNDQQTHDIPTDSIEKLRVAQSMSFHEWESFSEQLEFHRKNIRRHLDDILDTPEQKDKTKAEYENLDKIWKNLLTKDDALKILADAGFDDFEETLNILIGFRNYLDTKNLSLEGRKRIDKIIPLMLKKGGDSNQPFIAFNRMIELIKAVQRRTSYILLLLENPNAIDHLIRLTSASPLILSFLTKYPILLDELLDTRTLYNPPLKEELKKELRVKLEECSYDDIECLMDKLRLFNQMSVLRISAADVTGALHIMKVSDRLSELAEAIIEATLQISWDELTQKHGYPFCSLDGQICDKGFIVIAYGKLGGIELGYGSDLDLVFLHAGSSEYTQGASKLIDTGTFFAKLGQKIVSFLSVPTASGVLYQTDMRLRPNGISGPLVAYIGSFDEYQRNNAWTWEHMAIVRARPVCGDAYISKKFEDIRKNVLTIVRDEDLLKKEVIIMREKMRKERLKPQTNFFDLKNDTGGIIDIEFIVQYLVLLNAHKCPFLVQWTDNVRLIETLIQSELITNKMGFNLKEAYLTFRSIIHSLSLQKKEALIENYKYTDLRSNVIEIWETIFA, via the coding sequence ATGGAATCATATAATTTTGTAAAAATTATTACTCAAAAAAAAGAAAATAGAATTTCTGAATTTTTGTCAGTGTTGCAATCATCTAAGATTAACTTTGAATTAGATGAGTCATACATTATAGAACTTAAAGAAAATTTTTTTTTTAGTAACTTTATTTTTAATGGATTAATTAAGTTTCCTGATATTGCGAGAGAAATAATAAAAAACGGTGATATAGGAAAAAAATATAACAAAAACGAATACAGCCTAAGGCTTAATAATCTCCTTTCTCCTGATATGGATGATGCAACGTTGTCATCTTTACTTCAAAAATTTCGACAAAGAGAACTAATAAGAATAGCTTGGAGAGATTTATCAAAAAAAAGTGACATTTTTGAAACCATGGAAGATTTATCGAATTTTGCGGATGCTTGCCTTGAAAGAATTTTATCGATTTTATATCAGCGTTATTGCGATGAATTAGGCACGCCTTATGGGAAAAATGGGGAAAAACAATACCTTGTTGTTTTAGGAATGGGAAAATTAGGCGCATCAGAATTAAATTTTTCTTCTGATATTGATCTTATATTTGCCTATCCTGAAGTTGGTTCAGCTAAAAAAAATGATAAAGAAATCACTAATGACGAATTTTTTGTGCATTTATGCCGTAAATATATAAAAATATTAAGCAGTTCTCCTGATGGAAGCCTTTTTAGAGTAGATATGCGTCTTAGACCCTATGGCGAAAATGGTCCCTTAGTTATGGATTTTGATGCAATGGAATTATATTTCCAAAGAGAAGGCAGAGAATGGGAACGGTATGCTTTAATAAAAGCTAGGCCTGTGGCTGGAAATATAGAATCTGGCGAAGAACTTTTAGAAAGGCTAAAACCATTTATATTTCGTAAATACCTTGATTTTAGCGCTTTTGAATCATTACGGGAGATGAAGATGCAGATATCTTCATCCAAAAAATTAAAAAACCTTACAAATAATATTAAGATAGGTCCAGGAGGAATAAGGGAAATAGAATTTTTTGGTCAGGTTTTTCAATTAATTCGAGGCGGCATTGATACTGACCTTCAAGAAAAAAAAATTGTAAACGTCCTTAATATACTTGTTCAAAAAGACTATATCCCTAAAAAAGTAAAGGATGAGCTTGTTGAAGCCTATATATTCTTACGCTTACTTGAAAATAGGCTTCAAGAATTCAATGACCAACAAACCCATGATATACCGACTGATTCTATAGAAAAATTAAGAGTAGCCCAATCCATGAGCTTTCATGAATGGGAAAGCTTTTCTGAACAATTGGAATTCCATAGAAAAAATATAAGGAGGCATTTAGATGATATTCTTGATACTCCAGAACAAAAAGACAAAACTAAAGCTGAATACGAAAATTTAGATAAAATTTGGAAAAATCTTTTAACTAAGGATGATGCCTTAAAAATTTTAGCTGATGCGGGCTTTGATGATTTTGAGGAAACATTAAATATTTTAATTGGATTTAGAAATTATTTAGATACAAAAAATTTAAGCCTTGAAGGAAGAAAACGAATAGATAAAATTATACCGTTAATGCTTAAAAAAGGCGGAGATTCAAATCAGCCTTTTATAGCATTTAACAGAATGATTGAGCTTATTAAAGCCGTGCAACGCCGAACAAGTTATATCTTGCTTCTTCTTGAAAATCCAAACGCAATTGACCACTTAATACGACTTACGAGCGCGAGCCCTTTAATTTTATCTTTTTTAACAAAATATCCTATATTACTTGATGAATTGCTTGACACAAGAACTTTATATAATCCTCCCCTAAAAGAAGAACTTAAAAAAGAATTAAGGGTAAAATTAGAGGAGTGTTCCTACGATGATATTGAATGTCTTATGGATAAGCTTCGTTTATTTAATCAAATGAGTGTTTTAAGAATATCTGCTGCTGATGTAACAGGAGCTTTACATATTATGAAAGTTAGTGATAGGCTCTCTGAGCTTGCCGAGGCTATTATTGAAGCAACTTTACAAATTTCCTGGGATGAACTTACTCAAAAGCATGGATATCCTTTTTGCAGTTTAGATGGACAAATCTGCGATAAAGGTTTTATAGTCATAGCTTACGGAAAATTAGGAGGGATTGAACTCGGATATGGTTCAGATCTTGATTTAGTATTTTTGCACGCAGGGTCCTCAGAATATACTCAAGGTGCTTCAAAATTAATTGATACAGGAACTTTTTTTGCTAAACTTGGTCAAAAAATTGTTAGTTTTTTAAGTGTTCCTACCGCTTCAGGGGTTTTGTATCAAACAGACATGCGGCTTAGGCCTAATGGAATTTCAGGCCCCCTTGTTGCGTACATAGGTTCTTTTGATGAATATCAGCGTAATAATGCTTGGACATGGGAGCACATGGCCATAGTCAGAGCAAGGCCTGTGTGTGGAGATGCTTATATTTCAAAAAAATTTGAAGACATAAGAAAAAATGTATTAACGATTGTTCGTGATGAAGATTTATTAAAAAAAGAAGTCATAATTATGCGTGAAAAGATGAGAAAAGAAAGACTAAAGCCTCAAACTAATTTTTTTGATTTAAAAAATGATACAGGTGGAATAATTGATATAGAATTTATAGTTCAATATCTTGTTTTATTAAATGCCCATAAATGCCCCTTCCTTGTTCAATGGACAGATAATGTAAGACTCATTGAAACTTTAATACAATCAGAATTAATTACTAATAAAATGGGATTTAATTTAAAAGAAGCTTATCTCACTTTTAGGAGCATCATACATTCATTAAGCCTTCAAAAAAAAGAAGCCTTGATTGAAAATTATAAATATACAGATTTAAGAAGCAATGTTATTGAAATATGGGAGACTATTTTTGCATAA
- a CDS encoding PilZ domain-containing protein: MFEPKTELKKSISDEKLMRAIKTARLFKLISDMPPKEQDILLEELEKRKVSPKRKFPRKECSIPLNYGDGKRVYSDMVKSICANGLFIETKETFVVGQEVTLILTLPNHPRPIKLNGEVTRASKKGVGVSFKKLTPYMEEMLKVIVEKI; encoded by the coding sequence ATGTTTGAGCCAAAAACAGAACTAAAAAAATCAATTTCAGATGAAAAATTAATGAGAGCTATAAAAACAGCTCGATTATTTAAACTAATTTCAGATATGCCTCCAAAAGAGCAGGATATCCTCCTTGAAGAGCTTGAAAAAAGAAAAGTCTCTCCAAAAAGGAAATTCCCAAGAAAAGAATGTAGCATACCCTTGAATTATGGTGATGGTAAGCGTGTTTATAGTGATATGGTAAAAAGTATATGTGCAAACGGCTTATTCATTGAAACAAAAGAAACATTTGTGGTCGGCCAAGAAGTTACTTTAATATTAACATTGCCAAACCATCCAAGACCTATTAAGCTTAATGGTGAAGTTACGCGTGCAAGTAAAAAAGGGGTAGGCGTTAGTTTTAAAAAGCTAACGCCCTATATGGAAGAAATGCTTAAAGTAATTGTTGAAAAAATATAA
- a CDS encoding energy-coupling factor ABC transporter ATP-binding protein, translating to MPQIIYEIKNLKHRYNKDSIALDIDYLSINTSSIIGLSGPNGSGKSTLLKMLGFIEKPSEGNIIFKGEAKTPSSKGIRLKTVSLPQKSYLLKRSVYKNLLYGLKIRKDTEKHKDRIHEALSLVGLSFEEFAFRQWNNLSGGETQRVALAARLILKPEVLLLDEPTSNVDVWSSHLIKKAVLNAKKRWGTTLVIASHDREWLSEVCDEIIYLFNGKLFKCEKEVKKYMDLMLNSCFPKKDIA from the coding sequence GTGCCGCAAATAATTTACGAAATAAAAAATCTAAAACATCGCTACAATAAAGATTCCATAGCCTTAGACATAGATTATCTTTCCATAAACACATCTTCGATTATTGGGCTTTCAGGTCCCAATGGCAGTGGAAAATCAACACTTCTAAAAATGCTTGGATTTATAGAAAAACCGTCTGAAGGAAATATCATCTTTAAAGGAGAGGCTAAAACTCCTTCATCTAAAGGAATAAGGCTGAAAACAGTATCTTTACCACAAAAATCTTATTTACTTAAGCGTTCTGTATATAAAAATTTATTATATGGCCTTAAAATTCGTAAGGATACAGAAAAACATAAAGATAGGATTCATGAAGCGCTTTCCCTTGTTGGTTTATCATTTGAAGAATTCGCTTTTAGACAATGGAATAATTTATCTGGCGGGGAAACTCAGCGAGTCGCTCTTGCGGCAAGATTAATATTGAAACCTGAAGTTTTGCTGCTTGACGAACCTACATCAAATGTAGATGTTTGGAGTTCGCATCTAATAAAAAAAGCCGTGCTTAATGCTAAAAAACGATGGGGAACAACCTTGGTAATAGCAAGTCATGATAGAGAATGGCTTTCTGAAGTATGTGACGAAATAATTTATTTATTTAATGGTAAATTATTTAAATGCGAAAAAGAAGTAAAAAAATACATGGATTTAATGCTGAATTCCTGTTTTCCCAAGAAGGACATAGCGTAG
- a CDS encoding ABC transporter permease, translated as MDYIVKGFFEAFTLLFNQDAETFSAIYSTFKVSAYSMIASLTIGAPLGFLLGFYDFIGKKQIRIIVDTLLSLPTVFIGLIVYAMLSQRGPFGNLNLLFTLEGIAIGQTILALPIIIALTATSVESMEKDLIITLLSIGANKKQILFTTLWEVRFGLIAASLTAYGRVMTEVGISMMVGGNIKWHTRTITTAIALETNKGAFSMGAALGIVLLLIAFFVNISVSFLRRK; from the coding sequence ATGGATTATATTGTAAAGGGCTTTTTTGAAGCTTTTACTCTTTTATTTAATCAAGATGCAGAAACCTTTTCAGCAATTTATTCTACTTTTAAGGTTTCTGCATATTCTATGATAGCAAGTCTTACAATAGGAGCGCCATTAGGTTTTCTGCTTGGATTTTATGACTTTATCGGGAAAAAACAAATACGCATAATTGTTGATACCCTTTTATCCCTTCCAACAGTATTTATAGGATTAATTGTTTATGCTATGTTGTCCCAAAGAGGACCTTTTGGAAATCTCAATCTTCTTTTCACCCTCGAAGGCATAGCAATTGGCCAAACAATACTGGCATTGCCTATAATTATTGCCTTAACAGCTACATCTGTGGAAAGCATGGAAAAAGATTTAATAATAACTCTCTTATCCATCGGAGCAAATAAAAAACAAATTCTTTTTACAACGCTATGGGAAGTAAGATTCGGGCTTATTGCTGCGAGCCTTACTGCCTACGGAAGAGTTATGACGGAAGTAGGTATATCCATGATGGTAGGCGGAAATATTAAATGGCATACGAGAACCATTACTACGGCTATAGCCCTTGAAACAAATAAAGGAGCATTTTCAATGGGAGCTGCCCTTGGGATTGTTTTATTATTGATAGCTTTTTTTGTTAACATTTCAGTATCATTTTTAAGAAGAAAATAA